A region from the Vicia villosa cultivar HV-30 ecotype Madison, WI linkage group LG3, Vvil1.0, whole genome shotgun sequence genome encodes:
- the LOC131661531 gene encoding F-box protein At1g67340-like — protein MRTRRGLCYPQTLPLPNMSSNTHKRQKRMPENTTGGSDFFDYLPDDIVLSILGKLSSTATSPSDFISVLITCKRLNALGLNSLVLSKASSKTLSVKAKNWCDSAHRFLKRCADAGNIEACYTLGMIRFYCLQNRGSGASMMAKAAMKSHAPSLYSLAVIQFNGSGGTKNDKDLRAGVALCARAAFLGHIDGLRELGHCLQDGYGAKQNVIEGRRFLVQANARELAAVLSNGNSKHPLMRWSVNPVKNQPPQIPVVSGSGSGCPLLSDFGCNVPVQEAHTANRFLTEWFENRGGFPGQGMMLCSNTGCGRPETRKHEFRRCSVCGVVNYCSRACQALDWKFRHKGECAPVERWLDEAGQPVAVEGVGNGDGGVNVEEVDR, from the exons ATGCGAACCAGAAGAGGCTTGTGTTATCCTCAAACACTTCCACTTCCAAACATGTCTTCAAACACCCACAAACGACAGAAGAGAATGCCGGAAAATACCACCGGCGGTTCCGATTTCTTTGACTATTTACCTGACGATATTGTCTTGTCTATCCTCGGTAAACTTAGCTCTACCGCTACCTCCCCCTCCGATTTCATCAGTGTTCTAATCAC GTGCAAGAGACTAAACGCTTTAGGTCTTAACTCTCTTGTTCTGTCGAAAGCATCGAGCAAAACATTATCAGTTAAAGCTAAAAACTGGTGCGACTCTGCTCACCGTTTCCTCAAACGTTGTGCAGACGCTGGAAACATTGAAGCGTGTTACACTCTCGGAATG ATTCGGTTTTACTGTTTGCAAAACAGAGGAAGCGGCGCTTCGATGATGGCAAAAGCAGCTATGAAATCTCACGCGCCGTCGCTGTACTCGTTAGCTGTTATACAGTTTAACGGAAGTGGTGGAACGAAAAATGACAAGGATTTACGCGCTGGTGTGGCTCTGTGTGCACGCGCTGCGTTCCTTGGTCATATCGATGGGTTACGTGAGCTTGGCCATTGTTTACAAGACGGTTACGGTGCTAAACAGAACGTTATAGAGGGACGGCGGTTTCTAGTTCAAGCTAACGCCCGTGAACTTGCTGCTGTTTTATCTAACGGAAACAGTAAACATCCGTTAATGAGGTGGAGTGTTAACCCGGTTAAGAACCAGCCACCTCAGATTCCTGTCGTTTCTGGTTCGGGTTCGGGTTGTCCGTTGCTGAGTGATTTTGGTTGTAATGTTCCGGTCCAGGAAGCTCACACTGCGAACCGGTTTTTAACGGAGTGGTTTGAAAACCGGGGCGGGTTTCCGGGTCAAGGTATGATGCTGTGTTCGAATACGGGTTGCGGCCGGCCAGAGACAAGGAAGCACGAGTTTCGAAGGTGTTCGGTTTGTGGTGTGGTGAATTATTGCTCCCGCGCCTGTCAAGCGCTTGACTGGAAGTTTCGACATAAGGGGGAGTGTGCGCCGGTTGAGAGGTGGTTAGACGAGGCGGGGCAACCTGTTGCCGTTGAGGGTGTGGGTAACGGTGACGGAGGCGTTAACGTTGAAGAAGTTGATAGGTAG
- the LOC131658111 gene encoding uncharacterized protein LOC131658111, producing the protein MCARVLNNKTANSKWVSKLVVEKIKSQGKVKVSEIMTELRQKYSVGITKGKAWRARSMVEQIIEGDAREQFNKLWSYAAELKKHSAGNTVKINTERPVPTLPPRFGRFYFCFDGCKKGFTKACRPFIGVDGCHLKTHYEGQLLVVVARDPNDQYYPLAFGVVETETKESWKWFMQLLMEDIGIEKKYVFISDKQKGLLSVFEEMFEQIEHRICLRNLYANFKKKFGGGAAIRDLLMGAAKATYIQAWEKKMNELKALDKEAWEWLMGVPTKLWCKHSFSFYPKCDVLMNNLSESFNSTILQARDKPILTMVEWIRNYLMGRIANSLVKLDKWKHNVMPNPRKRLDKETLMSGEWLPTWSMGDLWQVHHPYNGLQFVVNLGTKSCTCGFWDLVGIPCRHAVSAIQYQNLNPETYVDPCYMREAYKTCYENNVSPINGMDMWPNVDVENMEPPQYKKGPGRPKKLRIREQDEIGSRMRRIGLSYRCTKCDKFEHNSRKCKSTEQDPNALKRKRKTPRSKASTSAAPAGVEPECGPELDALLDDMMQAFEEQQSQVVNPTPASPVQAAAVNPTPASPVQTAAVNPAPASPIQTETTITADQPESNASVAKKN; encoded by the exons ATGTGTGCTAGGGTCTTAAATAACAAAACTGCCAATTCCAAGTGGGTCTCTAAGCTAGTTGTTGAGAAAATAAAGTCACAAGGAAAAGTTAAAGTTTCGGAAATTATGACAGAACTTAGGCAAAAATACTCAGTTGGCATAACCAAAGGGAAGGCTTGGAGAGCTAGATCCATGGTTGAGCAAATTATTGAAGGAGATGCAAGGGAACAATTTAACAAGCTATGGAGTTATGCAGCTGAGTTGAAGAAACATTCAGCTGGAAATACAGTAAAGATTAACACTGAGAGGCCAGTGCCAACCCTACCACCTAGATTTGGTagattttatttctgctttgATGGTTGTAAGAAAGGGTTCACAAAGGCATGTAGACCCTTCATTGGAGTGGATGGGTGTCACCTTAAGACACACTATGAGGGGCAGTTATTAGTGGTTGTGGCAAGGGATCCAAATGACCAATACTATCCTTTGGCATTTGGTGTAGTAGAGACTGAAACAAAGGAAAGTTGGAAATGGTTTATGCAACTACTTATGGAAGACATTGGGATTGAAAAAAAGTATGTCTTTATATCAGATAAACAAAAG GGTCTTTTAAGTGTCTTTGAGGAGATGTTTGAGCAAATTGAACATAGAATTTGTCTCAGAAATTTATATGCAAATTTCAAGAAGAAGTTTGGTGGTGGAGCTGCTATTAGGGACCTACTCATGGGAGCTGCCAAAGCTACATACATTCAGGCATGGGAGAAAAAGATGAATGAGCTCAAGGCATTGGATAAGGAGGCATGGGAGTGGTTGATGGGAGTACCTACAAAGTTATGGTGTAAGCATTCCTTTAGCTTTTACCCTAAGTGTGATGTGCTGATGAATAACTTAAGTGAATCTTTTAATAGTACAATTTTACAAGCTAGGGATAAACCAATTCTTACAATGGTAGAGTGGATTAGGAACTATTTAATGGGTAGGATTGCCAATAGCCTGGTTAAGCTTGACAAGTGGAAACATAATGTTATGCCTAATCCTAGGAAAAGATTAGATAAGGAAACTTTGATGAGTGGAGAATGGCTGCCAACATGGAGCATGGGTGATTTATGGCAGGTGCATCATCCATACAATGGGCTACAATTTGTTGTTAATCTTGGGACAAAAAGTTGTACATGTGGATTTTGGGACCTTGTGGGCATCCCTTGCAGACATGCTGTGTCTGCAATTCAATATCAGAATTTGAATCCTGAAACGTATGTTGACCCTTGTTACATGAGAGAGGCATACAAAACTTGCTATGAAAACAATGTCAGTCCAATTAATGGTATGGACATGTGGCCGAATGTGGATGTCGAGAACATGGAACCACCTCAGTATAAGAAGGGTCCTGGCAGACCTAAGAAGTTAAGGATTAGAGAGCAAGATGAAATTGGATCAAGGATGAGGAGAATTGGTTTAAGTTATAGATGCACCAAGTGTGACAAATTTGAACATAACTCAAGGAAGTGTAAGAGCACTGAACAAGATCCCAATGCATTGAAGAGAAAG AGAAAGACACCAAGGAGCAAAGCTTCTACATCTGCTGCACCAGCTGGAGTTGAACCTGAATGTGGCCCTGAATTAGATGCATTGCTGGATGACATGATGCAGGCTTTTGAAGAACAACAATCACAGGTTGTTAATCCAACCCCTGCATCACCTGTTCAAGCTGCAGCAGTTAATCCAACCCCTGCATCACCTGTTCAAACTGCAGCAGTTAATCCAGCCCCTGCATCACCTATTCAAACTGAAACAACCATAACAGCTGATCAACCTGAGTCTAATGCATCTGTTGcaaaaaaaaactaa